From a single Couchioplanes caeruleus genomic region:
- a CDS encoding prepilin-type N-terminal cleavage/methylation domain-containing protein, with protein sequence MGSKSASTRAGDEGFTLIELLVAMTVMVVVMSIATAGIVSMYRSAGEVDARSAAQAELGLVLQRLDREVRYARGVSSTPDTGASAVDFLTIQGTHEVCVQLRVVNGVLSQRTWAYGGSGISPTEWKPLASGLTLARPFTYVPPDDSLGHQRLRIDLRRQQEGNQATFTALNTDRSSGNDYCAAGRTP encoded by the coding sequence ATGGGGAGCAAGTCCGCGTCGACGCGTGCCGGCGACGAGGGCTTCACGTTGATCGAGCTGCTCGTCGCGATGACCGTCATGGTGGTGGTGATGTCGATCGCCACCGCGGGGATCGTCTCGATGTACCGGTCGGCCGGCGAGGTCGACGCCCGGTCGGCGGCGCAGGCGGAGCTCGGGCTGGTGCTGCAGCGGCTCGACCGCGAGGTGCGTTACGCCCGGGGCGTCTCGTCGACGCCGGACACCGGCGCCTCCGCCGTCGACTTCCTCACCATCCAGGGCACGCACGAGGTCTGCGTCCAGCTGCGGGTCGTGAACGGGGTGCTGTCCCAGCGGACCTGGGCGTACGGCGGGAGCGGGATCAGCCCGACGGAGTGGAAGCCACTCGCCTCGGGGCTCACCCTCGCCCGGCCGTTCACGTACGTGCCCCCGGACGACTCGCTCGGGCACCAGCGCCTGCGGATCGACCTGCGCCGGCAGCAGGAGGGCAACCAGGCCACCTTCACCGCGCTCAACACCGACCGGAGCAGCGGGAACGACTACTGCGCGGCAGGCCGTACCCCCTGA
- a CDS encoding GAF domain-containing sensor histidine kinase gives MRAPLPDDEAARLAALHDAHVLDTAAEEDFDDIALLASEICATPVGLVTFVDRDRQWVKAAAGVARGDVGGELPYCFRVVQSRQMVEVADTGPDTAALAGQQVRFYAGAPVVLGGSHPIGTVCVVDRRPRELTEEQRRALRSLARHAAVQLELRRYARHAGEIVDRLRQLDRMKDSFLASVSHELRTPLSAIRGYLEMLLDDDFDAETSHRFLTVMQRNSDRLLRLIDDLLTVARLSDEAVELDLAEIDLAELVHHVTLSCRPLAEHREVKLRIRCAEPVPARGDAKRLSQALNHLIMNAVKFTAAGGEISVTTTAGDEPEVVITDTGVGIPADELPHVFDRFFRSTAADAMAAPGPGLGLAIVRSIIDAHHGSIHVESELGIGTTVRIILPKP, from the coding sequence GTGAGAGCTCCGCTGCCGGACGACGAGGCCGCCCGTCTCGCCGCCCTGCACGACGCCCATGTCCTCGACACGGCCGCCGAGGAGGACTTCGACGACATCGCCCTGCTCGCCTCGGAGATCTGCGCGACCCCCGTGGGGCTGGTGACGTTCGTCGACCGGGACCGGCAGTGGGTGAAGGCCGCCGCCGGGGTGGCCCGGGGCGATGTGGGTGGCGAGCTGCCGTACTGCTTCCGGGTGGTGCAGTCCCGGCAGATGGTCGAGGTGGCGGACACCGGCCCGGACACCGCCGCGCTCGCGGGTCAGCAGGTCCGGTTCTACGCGGGCGCACCCGTCGTCCTCGGCGGGAGCCACCCGATCGGCACGGTGTGCGTGGTCGACCGGCGGCCGCGGGAGCTGACCGAGGAGCAGCGCCGCGCCCTGCGCAGCCTCGCCCGGCACGCGGCGGTGCAGCTGGAGCTGCGCCGGTACGCCCGGCACGCCGGCGAGATCGTGGACCGGCTGCGCCAGCTCGACCGGATGAAGGACTCGTTCCTCGCCTCGGTGAGCCACGAGCTGCGGACCCCGCTGTCCGCCATCCGGGGCTACCTGGAGATGCTGCTCGACGACGACTTCGACGCGGAGACCTCGCACCGGTTCCTGACCGTGATGCAACGCAACTCCGACCGCCTGCTGCGGCTCATCGACGACCTGCTGACCGTCGCGCGGCTCAGTGACGAGGCGGTGGAGCTGGACCTGGCCGAGATCGACCTGGCCGAGCTGGTGCACCACGTCACCCTGTCGTGCCGGCCGCTCGCCGAGCACCGCGAGGTCAAGCTGCGCATCCGCTGCGCCGAGCCGGTGCCCGCCCGCGGGGACGCCAAGCGGCTGAGCCAGGCCCTGAACCACCTGATCATGAACGCGGTCAAGTTCACCGCGGCCGGCGGCGAGATCTCGGTGACCACCACCGCCGGCGACGAACCGGAGGTCGTGATCACCGACACCGGGGTGGGCATCCCCGCGGACGAGCTGCCGCACGTCTTCGACCGCTTCTTCCGCAGCACCGCGGCCGACGCGATGGCGGCCCCCGGGCCCGGCCTCGGGCTGGCGATCGTCCGTTCGATCATCGACGCCCATCACGGCAGCATCCACGTGGAGAGCGAGCTCGGCATCGGCACGACCGTCCGGATCATCCTGCCGAAACCCTGA
- a CDS encoding YbhB/YbcL family Raf kinase inhibitor-like protein — MSLERAEAPDPYDLLPPVPSFTVTSTDLADGQPLDERYVHTSVGGKNLSPQLAWSGFPAETRGFVVTCFDPDAPTGSGFWHWVLVNLPKSVTDLPRGIDPLPEGAFTIRNDYGEAGYGGAAPPPGDRPHRYVFAVHALDVDRLEVGADATPAYVGFNLAFHTLARATIRPTYQVKG; from the coding sequence ATGAGCCTGGAGCGCGCCGAAGCACCGGATCCGTACGACCTCCTGCCGCCGGTGCCGTCCTTCACGGTGACCAGCACGGACCTGGCCGACGGGCAGCCGCTCGACGAGCGGTACGTGCACACCAGCGTCGGTGGCAAGAACCTCTCCCCGCAGCTCGCCTGGTCCGGATTCCCGGCGGAGACCCGCGGCTTCGTGGTGACCTGCTTCGATCCGGACGCGCCGACCGGCAGCGGTTTCTGGCACTGGGTGCTGGTGAACCTGCCGAAGTCGGTGACCGACCTGCCGCGCGGCATCGACCCGCTCCCCGAGGGGGCGTTCACGATCCGCAACGACTACGGCGAGGCCGGTTACGGCGGTGCCGCCCCGCCGCCGGGTGACCGCCCGCACCGGTACGTCTTCGCGGTGCACGCCCTGGACGTGGACCGCCTCGAGGTCGGCGCGGACGCGACGCCGGCGTACGTGGGCTTCAACCTCGCGTTCCACACCCTGGCCCGGGCGACGATCCGCCCGACCTACCAGGTCAAGGGCTGA
- a CDS encoding class I SAM-dependent methyltransferase, with protein MADITGDQRIQSEVLEGLAMAVNHRRWFVELALPYLGENPIEIGSGLGDYALEWAEHVPHFTATEADPDRLVLLKERLADHANIDVRQMLLPAADAAGEYSAAVSYNVLEHIEDHVGALRSMAELVRPGGRVILIVPAFMFAMSQVDIATGHIRRYTKKTMRAAMTEAGLTIEKLHYANALGLIGYYGATSIFKLAPKEGPMVKVYDSVVLPVTKAAEKIVKPPFGQSVFVVAKVPG; from the coding sequence ATGGCAGACATCACTGGAGACCAGCGGATCCAGTCCGAAGTGCTCGAAGGCCTCGCCATGGCGGTGAACCACCGTCGGTGGTTCGTCGAGCTCGCGCTCCCCTACCTGGGGGAGAACCCGATCGAGATCGGCAGCGGTCTCGGCGACTACGCCCTGGAGTGGGCGGAGCACGTTCCGCACTTCACCGCCACCGAGGCGGACCCCGACCGGCTCGTGCTGCTCAAGGAGCGCCTGGCCGACCACGCCAACATCGACGTGCGCCAGATGCTGCTGCCCGCGGCCGACGCCGCCGGTGAGTACAGCGCCGCGGTGTCGTACAACGTGCTCGAGCACATCGAGGACCACGTCGGCGCCCTGCGCAGCATGGCCGAGCTGGTCCGCCCCGGCGGCCGGGTCATCCTCATCGTGCCGGCGTTCATGTTCGCGATGAGCCAGGTCGACATCGCGACGGGACACATCCGCCGCTACACCAAGAAGACGATGCGCGCCGCCATGACCGAGGCGGGCCTGACCATCGAGAAGCTGCACTACGCGAACGCGCTCGGCCTCATCGGCTACTACGGCGCGACGAGCATCTTCAAGCTGGCCCCGAAGGAGGGCCCGATGGTGAAGGTCTACGACAGCGTGGTGCTGCCGGTCACCAAGGCCGCCGAGAAGATCGTGAAGCCGCCGTTCGGCCAGTCGGTCTTCGTGGTCGCCAAGGTCCCCGGCTGA